The Desulfuromonadales bacterium DNA window AATTCAAGTCCCCCTTTTTCAAAGGGGGGGAACACCTTCACAACCGACCCTCTCCAGCAGCGCCACCGGAAAGTCGGCCAGCACCTCCGCCAAATGGAGTCCTTCGCCCCCTTCCCGCCGGACCGCCTCACAGATCTCCCCCGTAAAGACGTTGCGATAGCGCCCCCCTTCCCCGCCGGCAGGGAGGACGATCCGCGTCGTCTGCCAGACCTCCCGTCCCTGCGGCAACTCGCCGGGCCCTTCGACCAGCCGGGTGAAAAACCGCGGCGCGGCGACGATGACCGAACTGTCGCCCAGCTTCCGCTCAAAGGCGCAGATGTGGTCGGACCGCTCCCCCCGGACTTCGAGGGGGAGGTAGCTTCCCCTCTCGAACAGCTCGCGCTTCCCGCTCCGGAGTCCGAGCGCCTGGCGGATCAGGTAGAGCTTGATTCTGCCGTCGCGCATCTCCGCGGCCAGCTCCCGGGCGAGTGCGAGCAGACCGGCCTTCTTCTCCCCCTGCCGGATCTCCTCGAGCCGCCGGCGGCGCAGCCCGAAATCGACCGGCCGCCGGTTGTCCGGGTCGACGAGGCTGAGGTCCCAGAGCTCGCTCCCCTGGTAAAAATCGGGGATGCCCGGGGCCGTAATCTTCAAGAGGGTCTGGGAGAGGGCGTTGAGCATCCCGCAGTGGCTCGTCAGGCCCTGAAATTCCCGCATGTCCGCCAGGAAAGTATTGAGGGGGTCTTCCTGCAGAAGAAGATCGATGAAGCGGATCAGCGCCTCTTCGTAGGCCGCATTCGGCCTGGTCCAACTCGAATTGACCTTCGCCTCCCGCACGGCCTTCAGCATGTAGTCCCTGATCCGCTGCCGGAACGCCGCGAATTCCCCGGACGCCGGTTCGACGGGCCACGCTCCGACCAGGGTCTGGTAGAGAAAATACTCTTCATTCGGGTCGGGAGCCGGCTGCCCGTCCACCAGCGTCTTTTTCTTCTTGTTGAGGCGCCGCCACCTGGCCAGCGCTTCCCGCCACAGCTCGGGAACCTCGGAGAGGACGTCGATCCTCGCCCGCAGGTCCTCGCTGCGCTTGGTGTCGTGGGTGGAGGTGGCCAGCAGGGTCAGGGGGCAGGACCGGCTGCGCTCGATGTTCTGGCCGTGGAATGCCTCCAGCGGATAACCGAACCGCTCCGGGTTCCCCCCGACCTCGTTCAGGGAGACGAGCCGGTTGTAGACATAAAAGGCGGTGTCCTCGACCCCCTTGGCCGTGACCGGGCCGGTCAACTGCTGGAAGCGCATGACGAAATCGAGCCACGTCTCCCGCTCCTTCTCCCCCGCGCCGGCCTCCACCCCGAGCAGGAGCACCCCTTTGACGAAATCGAAGACGGAGGGGTCGGTGGCGGGGTTTTTCCGCTTCGCGCGGGCGACGGCATACTCCACGTAGCGGCGGTCCCGCTCCGCCACCTCCCGGCCGCTGGTGTAGGTCCGGTAGACAGGGAAAAAGGCGATCACCTCCACCAGGGCCTTGATGAGGCTGTTCAGGGTGAAGTCGCGCGTGTGCCGATTCACCTCCGAGATGGCGTTGAGGCGGTCGCCGAGGGTGTTGATCTCGCCGGACATGGCGGCCTGCATGACCAGCTTCTTCTTCTCGTAGACGATCTCCGGAAAATTCATCCGTGAGCGGATGAACCGGGCATAGATGGCGTCGAACGCCCTGGCGTTGCCGGTTTCCACGAAGATGCCGTTGACCTGGTTGGCGAACTCATAACCGGTGGTGTTGAAGACCGGCCACGCCTCGGGGATCTTCTCCCCCTTCATGAGGATCTTCTCCCCGACGACGTAAAACGGCCTGAAGCTGGGCTCCCGGGCGAGCCTCTCGGCGTAGTTGCGCCGAAACCCGGCCACGTGCTTCCTTTCCTCGTCCTCGGCAAGCCGCCTTCCTGCTGAGCGCTCCAGGGCGGCGAGCCTGCGCTGGAGGTAGCACCCCCACTGCAATTGCCCCAGGTAATCGGCGGGAGCGTAGAGGCCGTCCAAGTGGTCCACCCGCAGCCCGGTCACTTTCCCCTCCCGGACCAGCCGGAAGATCAGCCGGTGCGTCTCGGCAAAGACCTGCGGGTTCTCCATCCGGATCGCCGCCAGGTCGTTAATGTCGAAGAACCGGCGGTAGTTGATCTCCTCGGTGGCGACCCGCCAGTGGGAAAGGCGGTAGACCTGCCGCCTGAGCAGGTCGTCCAGCAGATCGAAACTGGCCGGCGCCCCCCTTTCGCCGTTGAAAATCCCCGTATTGCGGTCGATGAATCTCCTGATCTCGGGGCATTCGTTGCAGAGTGACCAGAGGCGGCGCTTGACGACTTCCTTCTCCCGGTAACGCTCGACAATCCTCTCCGGGTCGCTCTCCGTGTAAGGCGGGAGATTCTTCAGG harbors:
- a CDS encoding malto-oligosyltrehalose synthase; translation: MPDRPFDQARIPVATYRLQFNGDFRFADARQIVPYLHELGISDLYASPYFRARKGSRHGYDIVDPNALNPEVGSEEEYDALVAELHRCGMGQVLDIVPNHMCIESSDNLWWMDLLENGPSSLHADFFDVDWEPVKRELKDKVLCPILGDQYGAVLENGELILAFEEGAFFLYYYDHRLPIMPKSYSAILTHRLEELEQALGAENFCYQELQSIDTALKNLPPYTESDPERIVERYREKEVVKRRLWSLCNECPEIRRFIDRNTGIFNGERGAPASFDLLDDLLRRQVYRLSHWRVATEEINYRRFFDINDLAAIRMENPQVFAETHRLIFRLVREGKVTGLRVDHLDGLYAPADYLGQLQWGCYLQRRLAALERSAGRRLAEDEERKHVAGFRRNYAERLAREPSFRPFYVVGEKILMKGEKIPEAWPVFNTTGYEFANQVNGIFVETGNARAFDAIYARFIRSRMNFPEIVYEKKKLVMQAAMSGEINTLGDRLNAISEVNRHTRDFTLNSLIKALVEVIAFFPVYRTYTSGREVAERDRRYVEYAVARAKRKNPATDPSVFDFVKGVLLLGVEAGAGEKERETWLDFVMRFQQLTGPVTAKGVEDTAFYVYNRLVSLNEVGGNPERFGYPLEAFHGQNIERSRSCPLTLLATSTHDTKRSEDLRARIDVLSEVPELWREALARWRRLNKKKKTLVDGQPAPDPNEEYFLYQTLVGAWPVEPASGEFAAFRQRIRDYMLKAVREAKVNSSWTRPNAAYEEALIRFIDLLLQEDPLNTFLADMREFQGLTSHCGMLNALSQTLLKITAPGIPDFYQGSELWDLSLVDPDNRRPVDFGLRRRRLEEIRQGEKKAGLLALARELAAEMRDGRIKLYLIRQALGLRSGKRELFERGSYLPLEVRGERSDHICAFERKLGDSSVIVAAPRFFTRLVEGPGELPQGREVWQTTRIVLPAGGEGGRYRNVFTGEICEAVRREGGEGLHLAEVLADFPVALLERVGCEGVPPL